AGGACTATCACTTCGACCTCGACGCCATCCGTATTCCCTACGACGCCGAAACCAAGAAAGCCCGTTCGCGCTCGATCTTTGTCGGCGCCAAATGGCTGGAACTGGGCTACAACCCGAAAGATGTCTGGAGCGTTTCGCGCCTGCATCGCGAACATCGCGAACGTGCCGATCATCCGACCCAGAAGCCGCTGGAAATCGTCGAGCGCATGGTCAAGGCATCCTGCCCGCCGGGCGGGGTGGTGCTGGATCCCTTCATGGGCAGCGGCACCACGGCGGTGGCGGCGCGCCGCTGCGGCCGCAATTTCGTTGGTTTCGAGCTTAATCCCGAGTACTGCGCCTTGATCGAACGGCGCCTGGCGCAATTGGATAGCAAGAAGCCAGATAAGAAAGCGCTGGCGTAGGGTGGGTACGAGTGCCCACGTTGATTCCAGGTAACGCGTGGGCAGAAAGACTGGCCCACCCTACCGGCAAGAAACCTGATGAGCGGGCGCTGGCCTGAGATTCGGCGAAAAGCAACGCTGATAAAGACTATCAAGACGTCTCTTAGCAGGAAAGCCGGAAAAAGCCGGTAAAATGATGGCGCGACTCAAAAGGCGCGCCAAGCAAGCTTCAATAACGGAGAAGCTGTACTATTTAGCATTACCTCCATGGCGCCGTGTGCGTCACCACATCGTAAATTGGTCTCAAGCTCAACATGTCTACGCCTCGAACAGCATCGATCACCCGCAACACCAACGAGACGCAAATCCGCGTCTCCATCAATCTGGATGGCAGCGGCCAGCAAAAACTGAATACCGGCGTGCCCTTCCTGGACCATATGCTGGACCAGATTGCACGGCATGGCCTGATCGACCTGGATATCGAAGCCAACGGCGACTTGCATATCGACGCCCACCACACGGTGGAAGACGTCGGCATTACCTTGGGGCAAGCATTCGCCAAGGCGATCGGCGACAAGAAGGGCATCCGCCGCTACGGCCATGCCTACGTGCCGCTGGATGAAGCCTTGTCGCGCGTTGTCATCGATTTTTCCGGCCGTCCCGGACTCGAATTCCACGTACCGTTCAAGCGCGCCATGATAGGCGGCTTCGACGTCGACCTGACCCACGAATTTTTCCAGGGCTTCGTCAACCACGCCCTGGTGTCTTTGCATATCGACAACCTGCGCGGCGAGAATGCCCACCATCAATGCGAAACCGTCTTCAAGGCGTTTGGCCGCGCACTGCGTATGGCCACCGAACTGGACGCGCGTTCCGCCGGGACGATTCCTTCGACCAAGGGTAGTCTGTAGCGATCAGTAGTTGTTCGACGACTAATGTAATCACTAAAGCAGCGCTTTCGTCCTGTGCGGTCGTTCTGGCAAATCGTTGCGCCGGTCTTGGCTCTGACTTTGACCTTATACCGGCAGATCTCGCAACGCGGATGCGCACCAGGTTTGTTTCTCAAGACTTGAATTTTTATCATGAACAAAATCGTTGTGGTTGACTATGGCATGGGCAACCTGCGCTCGGTGGCGCAGGCCCTGCGCCAAGTGGCGCCGGAAGCCGATGTCCGTATCTCCGGCGTCATCGCCGATATCCAGGCTGCCGACCGGCTAGTGTTGCCGGGCCAGGGCGCGATGCCGGACTGCATGCGCTGTCTGCGCGAGTCGGGCGTGCAGGAGGCCGTGCTGGAAGCTTCACGCAACAAGCCTTTGCTGGGCGTCTGCGTGGGCGAACAGATGCTGTTCGACAGCAGCGAGGAAGGCCCTACCAACGGCCTCGGCCTGTTGCCGGGGAAGGTGGTGCGCTTCCAGCTCGACGGCCAGCTGCAAGATGACGGCTCGCGTTTCAAAGTGCCGCAGATGGGCTGGAACCGGGTGCGCCAGTCGCAGTCTCATCCGCTCTGGAACGGCATTGCCGACGACGACTATTTTTATTTCGTGCATAGTTACTACGCTGCGCCGGCGCTGGCCGAACATACCTTCGGCGAGACCGTTTATGGCGCCGCATTCAGCTGCGCCGTCGGCCGTGATAATATTTTCGCTACACAGTTCCATCCGGAGAAGAGCGCCGCCGCCGGTTTGCAGTTGTACAAGAACTTTGTGGAATGGCAAATTTAATGATTGTGGGACAGAGCTGCCCGGGTAGGGTTTAAGAGCCACCGAAGCGTGGCGAATTACACTATCCGTGCGACTCTGTCCCCAACTGACTAGATAGTGCGGCTCCGTCCACAATGACTCAAACCAGATTTTTAACTGAACTTAACCAATTAACGTAGCCATGCTGCTGATACCTGCCATCGACCTCAAAGACGGTCACTGCGTACGCCTGAAACAAGGCGATATGGACCAAGCCACTGTATTTTCCGAAGATCCGGGCGAGATGGCCCGCCATTGGCTGATGCAAGGCGCCCGCCGCCTGCACCTGGTGGACTTGAATGGCGCTTTTGCCGGCAAGCCGAAGAACGAACCGGCGGTCAAGGCCATCATCAAGGCGGTGCGTGAATTCGCCCTGCTCAACGGCGTCGAAGAAATCCCGGTGCAGCTGGGCGGCGGCATCCGCGACCTCGACACCATCGAACGCTACCTCGACGACGGCCTCAGCTACATCATCATCGGCACCGCCGCGGTCAAGAATCCCGGTTTCCTGCATGATGCCTGCAGCGCGTTTCCGGGCCAGATCATCGTCGGCCTGGACGCCAAGGACGGCAAGGTCGCCACCGACGGCTGGAGCAAGCTGTCCGGCCACGAAGTGATCGATCTCGCCAAGA
The sequence above is a segment of the Collimonas sp. PA-H2 genome. Coding sequences within it:
- the hisH gene encoding imidazole glycerol phosphate synthase subunit HisH; the encoded protein is MNKIVVVDYGMGNLRSVAQALRQVAPEADVRISGVIADIQAADRLVLPGQGAMPDCMRCLRESGVQEAVLEASRNKPLLGVCVGEQMLFDSSEEGPTNGLGLLPGKVVRFQLDGQLQDDGSRFKVPQMGWNRVRQSQSHPLWNGIADDDYFYFVHSYYAAPALAEHTFGETVYGAAFSCAVGRDNIFATQFHPEKSAAAGLQLYKNFVEWQI
- the hisB gene encoding imidazoleglycerol-phosphate dehydratase HisB translates to MSTPRTASITRNTNETQIRVSINLDGSGQQKLNTGVPFLDHMLDQIARHGLIDLDIEANGDLHIDAHHTVEDVGITLGQAFAKAIGDKKGIRRYGHAYVPLDEALSRVVIDFSGRPGLEFHVPFKRAMIGGFDVDLTHEFFQGFVNHALVSLHIDNLRGENAHHQCETVFKAFGRALRMATELDARSAGTIPSTKGSL
- the hisA gene encoding 1-(5-phosphoribosyl)-5-[(5-phosphoribosylamino)methylideneamino]imidazole-4-carboxamide isomerase, translating into MLLIPAIDLKDGHCVRLKQGDMDQATVFSEDPGEMARHWLMQGARRLHLVDLNGAFAGKPKNEPAVKAIIKAVREFALLNGVEEIPVQLGGGIRDLDTIERYLDDGLSYIIIGTAAVKNPGFLHDACSAFPGQIIVGLDAKDGKVATDGWSKLSGHEVIDLAKKFEDYGCASIVYTDIGRDGMMGGVNIEATVKLAQSMTIPVIASGGVHNVHDVEALCAVQDEGIEAVICGRSIYEGTLDLRSAQERADELSDVLSDGLEDEDLSEQPAADKS